From Linepithema humile isolate Giens D197 chromosome 8, Lhum_UNIL_v1.0, whole genome shotgun sequence, one genomic window encodes:
- the LOC137001494 gene encoding uncharacterized protein, producing the protein MQCLKQVQKGKCNENIKPEANEPCAGSEKKRPEANETCAGNVEKSPEANETCAGNLEKSPEANETCAGNLEKSPEANETCAGSLEKSPEANETCAGSLEKSPEANETCAGNVEKSPEANETCAGSLENLNVQHCEDNNYFVIESSLPDINDIQESIVESRRIVDISFMWNEIHRTFDNHARGIECQFKDWKLVNSRRCGLLTQLFFKCQMCHYKANIWSESTEPEKLDLNKATVATTITVGNGYAQLEEFCAGINIPCMSEKTYIKYREDIVDDFQKTAMESMKMAGELEKQLALERNETINGIPYITVVADGSWMKRSYGNAYDSLSGVGAIIGYRTRKVLFIGIRNKFCTVCDMAERNGFEPRRHKCYKNFDRKASSTKMESDAIVEGFKSSLEMHGLMYRTVIADGDSSVYQSIQNNAPYCEQMVTVKKIECTNHLLRNFCKKLKIVAETVQSKQHRTRGFVQLRNVVKNNILKMRKEMLEAATLRREEKVPHHSKATELQKDILNIPSHIFGEHKRCKERGRICEENHDKKQNYVPYLKAHGLYQKIESAVMYLSAYSDSLLLNLTNNPAEWFNSIICKEIGGKRINFGLRGSYNARVAGAVVQHNTQQVLTELHKTMGKDVPAIVENLEKRRQIKIAKTKEIRKVHGRLKKFNRQSGTDCYYGPQSQKPDLPPDVYEQLQENHFLKLDENAKNRQEIELQTRDQSKSDLWHSLRCQMLTASNFGTVCRMRPTTSCAATVKSILYPPHIDTSAMQYGRDMEEVARIELAAKLKKKINPCGLFVDNEYPYLGASPDGLIDEDGLVEIKCPLSAENFTVDEAIQKLPLLKGIFDKKNTDNMNRNHRFFYQVQGQLNIAQRNYCIFAIWTPKSLKTIRVNRDYVFWEKEIAPVLERFYLECMLPEILDSRHNRHMPIRDPKYITDAKEQAYKKKNCHVQKNKRSNEDENILPKNKKLKQKVLSSNATSIAAALDMEQDNDCILVSFSKSKHNLTKEEIAKRKKVLDDTIIPLSLVKENVLPVQSKLNDDSLDTFLRVVRETSCFETQSVQYLQFPELITASDSNNSLQIIGGNCTDHWRCIFFDGSKLHVYDSLPNCTYEKLAEKEKNYIRKRYPKINVSDIIFEKVQSQPDSTCCGIYAAAFATAVVLRRNPCEDKYSNDVERMRRHFMNIIENNELSLFPSQ; encoded by the coding sequence ATGCAATGCCTCAAACAGGTGCAAAAAGGTAAGtgcaatgaaaatataaagccAGAGGCGAATGAACCGTGTGCtggaagtgaaaaaaaaagaccaGAGGCGAATGAAACGTGTGCTGGCAATGTAGAAAAAAGTCCAGAGGCGAATGAAACGTGTGCTGgcaatttagaaaaaagtcCAGAGGCGAATGAAACGTGTGCTGgcaatttagaaaaaagtcCAGAGGCGAATGAAACGTGTGCTggcagtttagaaaaaagtccAGAGGCGAATGAAACGTGTGCTggcagtttagaaaaaagtccAGAGGCGAATGAAACGTGTGCTGGCAATGTAGAAAAAAGTCCAGAGGCGAATGAAACGTGTGCTGGcagtttagaaaatttaaatgtccAACATTGTGaagataacaattattttgttattgaaaGCAGCCTTCCGGATATAAATGATATCCAAGAAAGCATAGTGGAAAGCCGTCGCATTgtcgatatttcttttatgtgGAATGAGATTCATAGAACCTTTGACAACCATGCGCGAGGAATCGAGTGCCAATTTAAAGATTGGAAACTCGTTAATTCTCGTCGTTGTGGATTACTGACGCAGTTGTTCTTTAAGTGCCAAATGTGCCACTATAAAGCCAATATTTGGTCAGAATCCACAGAACCTGAAAAGTTAGATCTCAATAAAGCTACTGTAGCTACAACTATAACAGTTGGGAATGGTTATGCCCAACTGGAAGAGTTCTGTGCTGGTATAAATATCCCTTGCATGTCTGAAAAGACTTATATCAAATATCGAGAAGATATAGTcgatgattttcaaaaaacagcCATGGAAAGTATGAAAATGGCAGGTGAACTTGAAAAACAACTCGCCCTCGAGAGGAATGAAACAATAAATGGCATTCCGTATATAACCGTTGTAGCGGATGGTAGTTGGATGAAGAGATCGTATGGCAACGCCTACGATTCACTGTCTGGTGTTGGTGCCATAATTGGTTACCGCACAAGAAAAGTACTCTTTATTGGTATccgcaataaattttgtacggTGTGTGACATGGCGGAGCGAAATGGTTTCGAGCCACGTCGTCataaatgctataaaaattttgaccgCAAGGCTAGCTCTACAAAAATGGAAAGCGACGCCATTGTAGAAGGCTTTAAAAGTAGTCTTGAAATGCACGGACTGATGTATAGAACAGTTATTGCTGATGGCGATAGCAGTGTATATCAGTCCATACAAAATAATGCACCGTATTGCGAACAAATGGTGACTGTTAAGAAAATAGAATGCACGAATCATTTGCTTcgtaatttttgcaaaaagctAAAAATTGTTGCAGAGACAGTTCAATCGAAACAACATAGGACACGTGGTTTTGTACAGCTACgaaatgttgtaaaaaacaacattttaaaaatgcgaAAAGAAATGTTAGAAGCAGCCACTCTacgaagagaagaaaaagtacCTCACCATAGCAAGGCTACGgaattacaaaaagatattttgaacatTCCTAGCCATATTTTTGGTGAGCATAAGAGATGTAAAGAACGCGGCCGCATATGTGAAGAAAACCATGataaaaaacagaattatGTGCCGTATTTGAAAGCTCACggtttatatcaaaaaattgaaagtgcTGTTATGTACTTGAGCGCTTATTCCGatagtttgttattaaatttaacaaacaatCCTGCAGAATGGTTTAATTCGATAATCTGCAAAGAAATAGGTGGAAAGCGCATAAATTTCGGCCTCAGAGGTTCATACAATGCTAGAGTTGCGGGAGCTGTTGTACAGCATAATACTCAGCAAGTTCTTACGGAACTGCATAAAACCATGGGTAAGGATGTTCCTGCAATAGTTGAGAATTTAGAAAAACGacggcaaataaaaattgcgaaaaccAAAGAAATTCGAAAAGTGCATGGCAgactaaaaaaattcaatcgaCAGTCAGGAACGGATTGTTATTATGGCCCACAGTCACAAAAACCAGATCTTCCGCCTGACGTATACGAACAATTACAAGAAAatcattttctaaaattggatgaaaatgcaaaaaataggCAAGAAATTGAACTACAAACAAGAGACCAAAGTAAAAGTGATCTATGGCATTCATTGAGATGTCAAATGTTAACGGCATCCAATTTTGGAACTGTATGTCGTATGAGACCAACAACGTCTTGTGCAGCGACTgtgaaaagtattttgtatccTCCACATATTGACACCTCAGCCATGCAATATGGCCGCGATATGGAGGAAGTCGCTAGAATAGAGTTGGCTGCaaaactaaaaaagaaaattaatccaTGCGGATTGTTCGTTGATAATGAATATCCATACTTGGGTGCTTCTCCTGATGGACTTATTGATGAAGATGGTCTAGTGGAGATTAAATGTCCTCTATCAGCAGAGAATTTTACAGTTGATGAGGCTATACAAAAATTGCCTTTACTGAAGggcatatttgataaaaaaaatactgataaCATGAATCGGAATCATCGATTCTTTTATCAAGTTCAAGGGCAGTTAAATATTGCGCAGcgaaattattgcatttttgcaatatGGACCCCAAAAAGTCTAAAAACCATACGTGTTAATAGAGACTACGTCTTTTGGGAAAAAGAAATAGCACCTGTCTTAGAACGCTTCTATTTAGAGTGTATGTTGCCAGAAATCTTAGACAGTCGGCATAATAGACATATGCCAATTAGAGATCCAAAATATATTACGGATGCTAAAGAACAagcatataaaaagaaaaattgtcacgtgcaaaaaaataaacgttcCAACGAAGATGAAAACATTTTgccaaagaataaaaaattaaaacagaaagTTTTGTCATCAAACGCTACAAGCATTGCTGCTGCTCTGGATATGGAGCAAGATAATGATTGCATCTTAGTCAGTTTTTCAAAGAGTAAACACAATCTGACTAAAGAAGAAATAGCAAaacgtaaaaaagttttagatGATACAATCATTCCTCTTTCTTTGGTGAAAGAGAATGTTCTGCCCGTACAGAGTAAACTGAACGATGATTCGTTAGACACATTTTTGCGCGTCGTTAGAGAAACTTCTTGTTTCGAAACGCAAAGTGTTCAGTACTTACAGTTCCCTGAACTAATAACAGCCAGCGATAGCAATAACAGCTTACAAATAATCGGAGGCAACTGTACAGATCACTGGCGATGTATTTTCTTTGATGGTTCCAAACTGCATGTGTATGACAGTTTACCTAACTGTACATACGAAAAATTGgcagaaaaggaaaaaaattatattcgcaaACGTTATCCAAAAATAAACGTAAGCGATATAATATTCGAAAAAGTCCAATCACAACCGGACAGTACATGTTGCGGAATTTATGCAGCTGCTTTTGCTACAGCAGTAGTTTTACGAAGAAATCCTTGTGAGGACAAATATTCTAATGACGTAGAGCGCATGAGACGTCATTTCatgaatataatagaaaataacgaGCTGTCACTTTTTCCCTCACAATAA